GCGCGAGAGGGTCCGGGACGACGCTGTCTGTCCTGACAATGGCGTTCGGTCTCGGCGTCGCTATCGGGCCGCTGGCGTCGGGCCTGCTGTACAACTTCGGGTCGTTCAGCACGCCCTTCACTGCCGGTGCCGCGCTCGCGTTTGTCGGTCTCGTTCTGACGTACACACAGGTCGAGGAGACGCTGGCCCTCGGGCAGGAACCCGACCAGCCGACACCCCAGGACTGAGCCGGTGACGCAGCCACCCGCTCGGTCGGCCGCCAGCCCCGGTGACGACTGACCGGAATGATTAGGATGTACGATTCCGTATAGTGTGGTATGTTCACAGACCGCTCGGATGCGGCGCAACAGCTCGTGGCCGCGCTGCGCCGGCGGGATGTCGTCGGCGATATCGTCGTCACGCTCGCACCGAACGGCGTCCCCGTCGGCAACGTGGTCGCTGACGCGACCGGGCTCCCGATGGATGTCATCGTCATACAACGTATACGCGCTCCAAACCACCCTGAGCTGACTATCGGAGCCGTCGCGCCGGGGGGCTTCTCGTGGATCAACAGCCCGATGATGCGGTTCCTAGACGTGAACTGGGAGTACGTTCAGGAGGCGAAGACGCACGCGAGCGACACCGTCGAGTCGCGAGCGGTCGACTACGGCGAGACATGGGGGCCGCTTGACGTGGCTGGCAAACGGGTTCTGCTGGTCGATGATGGGATTCCGACAGGTGCGGCGATGCGTGTCGCAATACAGCGTCTCCAAAAGGCAGGCGCGAACGAGGTTATCGCCGCTGCCCCTGTCGCACCGCCGGACGTGCTTGAGGAGGTACAGCGGTGGGCCGACGACGTTGTCGTCCCGCTAAAACCGGCGGCGTTTCAGGCCACCGCGGACTACTACGAGGAGTTCGACAGCGTAACAGACGAAGACGCGACGACGGCGCTCTCCGACCTCGTCCAGCGGCGGTCGGCGTAGGCCAGTCCGTCGGCGAGGCCGCCACTCAGATCAGCCGTTCAACCGTCTCCCGTACGGC
The genomic region above belongs to Haloarcula hispanica ATCC 33960 and contains:
- a CDS encoding phosphoribosyltransferase: MFTDRSDAAQQLVAALRRRDVVGDIVVTLAPNGVPVGNVVADATGLPMDVIVIQRIRAPNHPELTIGAVAPGGFSWINSPMMRFLDVNWEYVQEAKTHASDTVESRAVDYGETWGPLDVAGKRVLLVDDGIPTGAAMRVAIQRLQKAGANEVIAAAPVAPPDVLEEVQRWADDVVVPLKPAAFQATADYYEEFDSVTDEDATTALSDLVQRRSA